The sequence ATCAAAAACCATTGGATCACCTTTACGTTTGGGAATGATAACAGGAACGATTTCATCCTTAAATTTGCCTTCTTGAATTGCAGCCTCTGCTTTTTGCTGACTCCATGCAGCAAATTCATCTTGCTGCTCACGGGTTAAACTCCATCTTTCAGCGATATTTTCAGCTGTAATTCCCATGTGATACTCATTAATGGCACATTGTAATCCATCGTTAATCAGGCTATCGAGGATTTTTCCGTCTCCCATCTTATAACCGGTTCGAGCTTTTGGCAAAAGATATGGGGCCATGCTCATATTTTCCATTCCGCCAGCTACAACGATATCTGCCTCTCCTAGTTGGATGGACTGTGCTGCTAAATGCACAGCCTTCATACCTGATCCACATAGTTTATTGATTGCCGTTGCACACACTTCGATGGGCAACCCAGCTTTTAAAGCAGCTGTACGGGCAGGTCCTTGGCCCAGTCCTGCCTGCAACACATTCCCCATGATAACTTCATCGACCTGCTCGCCTTTCACGCCGGCACGTTCTAATGCTTCTTTTATGACAATGGCACCTAACTCTGTTGCCGGGGTGTTACTTAATGTTCCTCCAAAATTTCCTATTGCTGTTCGAACAGCACTAACAATGACTACTTCACGCATCATATAACCCTCCTATAGGATTCCTCCTAAAAATATTGAATCTACTTTTATATCAGATTTGGGCTAACCATAAAGGTAGCCTCAGTTTTTTCCTTTACCTCTTCTAAAGTCACCCCATCTTGAATCTCCTCAAGAACTAGACCTCCTTCTTTTACGGAGAAAACAGCTAACTCTGTAACAATTAAATCCACAACCCCTTTCCCTGTTAAAGGTAATGTGCAGTGTTCTAAAATTTTCGATCCCCCTTTTTTCGTACAATGTTCCATCGCTACAATTACCTTTTTGGCACCTGTTACTAAGTCCATGGCACCGCCCATTCCAGGAACCATCTTGCCTGGAACCATCCAGTTGGCAATGTTTCCATGCCTATCAACCTCAAGTCCACCTAGTACAGTTACATCCACATGACCACCGCGAATTAATTCAAAGGAAAAGGCACTGTCAAAGAACGCACCACCAGGTAAGATCCCTGCAGGTTGACCACCGGCATTAACTAAATCCAGATCGATCTCGGTAACAGGCCCCAAACCGACATAACCATTTTCAGATTGAAGAATGACACTCACATCTCCTGGCAAATAATTAGGAACCATGGTTGGCAATCCAATTCCCAGATTCACAACATCTCCATCTTTCATTTCTTTAGCCACTCGAGCAGCAATGAGTTGCTTTGCTGTCAGTTGTGGAGTATTCATCGTTGCCATTATTGATTCCCTCCTTGAATAATGATTTTGTCTATTAATATTCCTGGAGTCATTACTTCATCAGGGTCAATTTCTCCTACCTCAACTAGGCTTTCGACCTCAACAATGACCGTATCAGCAGCCATTGCCATGAGCGGATTAAAGTTACGAGCTGATTTATGATAGACTAGGTTTCCAGCTTTATCTGCCTTATAAGCTTTTAAAAGGGCAACATCTGCACGAAGAGGCTTTTCTAGTAAAAATTCACGGCCATCAATAGTAAGTTTTTGTTTACCTTCTTCAACAACCGTACCAACCCCCGTTGGAGTTAAGATTCCACCGAGCCCGGAACCACCAGCACGAACTCGTTCGGCTAGTGTCCCTTGAGGAACTAACTCAACATCCAATTCACCCTCAATCATTTGTCTACCCGTTTCCGGATTTGTTCCAATATGTGAAGTAATCACTTTTTTACACTTTTTATTCACGATTAATGGGCCAACCC is a genomic window of Niallia sp. XMNu-256 containing:
- a CDS encoding acetyl-CoA C-acetyltransferase produces the protein MMREVVIVSAVRTAIGNFGGTLSNTPATELGAIVIKEALERAGVKGEQVDEVIMGNVLQAGLGQGPARTAALKAGLPIEVCATAINKLCGSGMKAVHLAAQSIQLGEADIVVAGGMENMSMAPYLLPKARTGYKMGDGKILDSLINDGLQCAINEYHMGITAENIAERWSLTREQQDEFAAWSQQKAEAAIQEGKFKDEIVPVIIPKRKGDPMVFDTDEFPRKGVTAEALAKLKPAFKKDGTVTAGNASGINDGAAALVLMSREKAEELGIKPLAVLRGTGAAGVDPSIMGIGPVPATRKALDKAGLTLAEIDLVEANEAFAAQALGVGKDLEFPREKLNVNGGAIALGHPIGASGARIMVTLLHEMQRRNSRYGLATLCIGGGMGIATVLEMEKD
- the atoD gene encoding acetate CoA-transferase subunit alpha, coding for MSKVISMEEVSSLFKDGMTIMTGGFMGIGTPESLVHAIDQAAIKDITLIANDTAFVERGVGPLIVNKKCKKVITSHIGTNPETGRQMIEGELDVELVPQGTLAERVRAGGSGLGGILTPTGVGTVVEEGKQKLTIDGREFLLEKPLRADVALLKAYKADKAGNLVYHKSARNFNPLMAMAADTVIVEVESLVEVGEIDPDEVMTPGILIDKIIIQGGNQ
- a CDS encoding 3-oxoacid CoA-transferase subunit B, yielding MNTPQLTAKQLIAARVAKEMKDGDVVNLGIGLPTMVPNYLPGDVSVILQSENGYVGLGPVTEIDLDLVNAGGQPAGILPGGAFFDSAFSFELIRGGHVDVTVLGGLEVDRHGNIANWMVPGKMVPGMGGAMDLVTGAKKVIVAMEHCTKKGGSKILEHCTLPLTGKGVVDLIVTELAVFSVKEGGLVLEEIQDGVTLEEVKEKTEATFMVSPNLI